The Buteo buteo chromosome 1, bButBut1.hap1.1, whole genome shotgun sequence sequence CTGAAACCATCATAAAGTTGCATTACTAAATAAGGGTATGCAttagaaaaagcacaaaacttATAAAAGTCTACAAAAGAAACTGGAATGCATGGCTattattaacatattttaataaattaatacattATATCATTCTCAGCAGAATAATCCCTCGTCATCTAGGAAGGAGTTTCACAACAGTCATGTGACTCATTTTTACTGCATCTGGGAAATTCCTCTAACGCAATCTACATGCTAGCAGAGCACACATGCTGGGCACAAAACGGTATATAAGCAAGATGGATCGCCCAGATCAGGCATCAGCAATCCTCCGGGACAAGAGAGGTCACTGCTCCACAGGACCAGAGCTAAACAATCCAGCAAAAAGCTCCTGTCTAATCATGAACAGCAAACTTGTGGCTGTCCTGGCTCTTTTCCTGATTTCAGCGGCTATGTCTCAGGGTAAGTAAATCCCTCCCAAGATCCCCATGGCTGTAGTATTGTCTAGGCATCTACCAAGATGCTTGTCCTTGCAGACAGGTAGCTTTATATTTGTTTCAGCAAATTAGTTTCTTTTGAGAGATTTTCAGCAACTTCTCTTCAGTCCAAAATCTACCATGTAGCCCTTGTACTGAAGAGTTACTGACATCCTGTGGGAAAAATTTTAAGGATGCAACttaaatttgctttatttctatGTTTCATTTGAAGTATATGCAGCTAGAGACAGGCTCTTCTTCTGAAGTGTTTGAACgtttctctcccttctcacACAAAGAACAGTTTATGATCTCATATTTGTTACTTAACGATCATACTGCCTCGAGCAAGTAATATACAGCTGGGAAGGGAGAATAAGCAGCATGAACATAGAAGCATGGACAGGCCTccaattaatgaaaaaaaatctagggcTCTAACTTCTGCAGAGTTGCCAGTTTGTCGATCCAGATACTAAAACAATGCAATTAACCATACAGTGTAGTCAGTACAAGTAACCTCAAAAtacatggttttgtttttaaaagatgtgttaatttagttttaaatgtaCTCAGGCATCAGCTCCTCTGAAACAAATAAGCAACTGATCTTTATACCGTGAGGATTTAGGCAGCTTGGacaaatgcagtattttaattGAGAATATTGTTAAAATAGAGCAGTCGTGCTTTATGTCTGATACAGTGATGCCTCCCAAACCACgatcttccttttctgctcaCAGGTATGACCCTGGCAAGGATGGGAACCGAGCTGCGGTGCCAGTGCATAGCCACGCATTCAAAGTTCATCCCTCCTAAATCCATTCAAGATGTGAAGCTGACACAGAGCGGCCCCCACTGCAAGAACGTTGAAGTCATGTAAGTAGCTCTGCAAGAGCCTCCCTCTTCTTCACCTACGCTCTGCCGCTGCTGCGGCTGCAGGGGCTTTTACGCTTCATGACAAGTACGACAGTTAGCAGGCTGACATGATGTAGTTGGATTTGGTTATTCTTTTGAGAGATGGTTTTAAGTAGTACACCATGTTTTTCATCATCTCTATGACCTTACGTATTCCTGAACTGATCGTTATTTATCTGTCATGCGACATATTAAATAATTCTGGTGGAAGAACATGAATTTCGAGGGCTGGCCAGTTCTTAATACATGAGGTAATAACATAGTTTAAACCCTGCATTTATTAGGCAGGCAAAACTTCCATGAAAACAGCCTGCATCAGTCTCAGAGACACAAATAAGCTCCCACAAGCAGATTTAGGGAAACAGTGAAACTAATGTTACCTGGAATAGCGTGGAGGAGGGACTAAAATGTTGAAATCCTTACAGTGCTGAAACACATTTTCACCACTGGAGGTTTCAATCGTTGTGTAAGAAAGCTTTACTAATGTAAACAAATTCAAACCAAGCACCCACATATATTGAGAAAGACTTTTGGGACTGTGTGACTGCTTTGAGAGCAGGCACACAGACTCAATGTCTGGACAGTTTTAGTCTCCTCAGTTGTGGAACACATAAAACAAAATGGCCAAGTCTAACCTAAAGCAGTTGGGATGAATTTATACTAACTAATCTAAAAATGCAGCATTACATTCAGTGAGTAAAACAAATCCATGTAGTAGTTTCCTGACTTTTCTTTATTCCCTGTTTTGCAGAGCTACTCTGAAGGATGGCAGAGAGGTGTGCTTGGAGCCCACTGCTCCCTGGGTACAGCTGATCGTAAAGGCAATTTTGGCCAAGTA is a genomic window containing:
- the LOC142036311 gene encoding interleukin-8-like produces the protein MLGTKRYISKMDRPDQASAILRDKRGHCSTGPELNNPAKSSCLIMNSKLVAVLALFLISAAMSQGMTLARMGTELRCQCIATHSKFIPPKSIQDVKLTQSGPHCKNVEVIATLKDGREVCLEPTAPWVQLIVKAILAKAQFNSDSPL